Part of the Intestinibacillus sp. Marseille-P6563 genome is shown below.
TGATCATTGCCTCGCGGGATGAATTCATGAGTACGCTCGAGCAGGCCTGCAAGGACGCGGCAGACGAACTTGGAGTCAAAATAACTACTCAGGACGCACAATTCGATACCAGTAAAATGCTGCAATATATCGAATCGGCACGCAACAACGGCGATGATGCTGTGATTGTAAACATCGTAGACCCTGGTACGGCACAGCAATGCATTGATGCAGCGGGAGATATGAAGGTTGTATTTGTCAACCGTTCGTTAGACGAGGATGTTTATTCCAAATTCTCTGAGGATGTCTGCGGCGTATGGTCAGACGAGGATACTTCGGGATACTATCAGGGTGAATTCCTGGCCGATTACTTTAAAGGAAAAGGGACAAACTGATGTGAAGTATATCATGGTATGCGGCACATTAGGTCAGGTTTATACTACGAAACGCACAGAAGGCGCGATCAAGGCTCTCAAGGACAATGGTATCAACCCCATTGCAGCAACCTCTGACCTCGTTGCAGATTATGACCGCGCAACGGCTCAAGATACGGTTTCCCCGTTGATTAACACGATTGACTATGACTGTGTGATTTGCAACAACGATGCTATGGCACTCGGTGTAATCGAAGCAATGAAGTCCAAGGGTGTCGACCCGACTGAAATTCCGCTCGTCGGCATCGACG
Proteins encoded:
- a CDS encoding sugar ABC transporter substrate-binding protein; this translates as MKKRRLFASLIAAAMCLALLAGCGSGNEGAASSTNTQGDSDSGISMTMIIASRDEFMSTLEQACKDAADELGVKITTQDAQFDTSKMLQYIESARNNGDDAVIVNIVDPGTAQQCIDAAGDMKVVFVNRSLDEDVYSKFSEDVCGVWSDEDTSGYYQGEFLADYFKGKGTN
- a CDS encoding substrate-binding domain-containing protein, which encodes MKYIMVCGTLGQVYTTKRTEGAIKALKDNGINPIAATSDLVADYDRATAQDTVSPLINTIDYDCVICNNDAMALGVIEAMKSKGVDPTEIPLVGIDATVDGCEAVKNVEMAMTVFQNPVGQGYGAVMAAINMITGKPINEGTEFETDESGRLVWVPFEPVYLDNVDEYM